A portion of the Stella humosa genome contains these proteins:
- the rplL gene encoding 50S ribosomal protein L7/L12: MTDLAKLVDDLSALTVIEAAELSKMLEEKWGVSAAAPAAAAAAPAAAAAVVEEQTEFTVILADAGEKKINVIKEVRAITSLGLKEAKDLVEAAPKAVKEGVGKDEAAKIKKQLEDAGAKVEIK; the protein is encoded by the coding sequence ATGACCGATCTTGCTAAGCTGGTAGACGACCTTTCGGCCCTCACCGTCATCGAGGCGGCCGAGCTGTCCAAGATGCTCGAAGAGAAGTGGGGCGTGTCCGCCGCCGCCCCGGCGGCTGCTGCCGCCGCCCCGGCCGCTGCCGCCGCCGTGGTGGAAGAGCAGACCGAGTTCACCGTGATCCTCGCCGATGCCGGCGAGAAGAAGATCAACGTGATCAAGGAAGTCCGCGCCATCACCAGCCTCGGCCTGAAGGAAGCCAAGGATCTGGTCGAAGCCGCGCCGAAAGCCGTCAAGGAAGGCGTCGGCAAGGACGAGGCCGCGAAGATCAAGAAGCAGCTTGAGGACGCGGGCGCGAAGGTGGAGATCAAGTAA
- the rplJ gene encoding 50S ribosomal protein L10 — translation MDRSEKTKLVDSLRDTLSEATSVVVTQQSGLTVAEVTELRRRMRAAGAGFKVTKNRLARLAIAGTKFEGLGDMLTGPTAIALSKDPVAAAKVIVEYAKQNDKLKIVGGAFGNQILDIDGVKTLASLPSIEELRGKIVGILQTPAARIVGVLQAPGGQLARVLAAYARQDEAA, via the coding sequence GTGGATCGATCCGAGAAGACCAAGTTGGTCGACTCCCTGCGCGACACGCTGTCCGAGGCAACCTCTGTGGTTGTCACCCAGCAGTCCGGTCTGACCGTGGCTGAGGTGACCGAACTCAGGCGTCGGATGCGTGCGGCAGGGGCCGGCTTCAAGGTGACGAAGAACCGGCTCGCGCGTCTCGCCATTGCCGGTACGAAGTTCGAGGGACTGGGCGACATGCTCACGGGTCCGACGGCGATCGCGCTGTCGAAGGACCCGGTGGCGGCCGCCAAGGTCATCGTCGAGTACGCCAAGCAGAACGACAAGCTGAAGATCGTGGGCGGTGCCTTCGGTAATCAGATTCTCGATATCGATGGCGTCAAGACCCTGGCCTCGCTGCCCTCGATCGAAGAACTGCGCGGCAAGATCGTTGGCATCCTGCAGACCCCGGCCGCACGCATCGTTGGCGTGCTCCAGGCCCCGGGTGGTCAGCTTGCCCGCGTTCTCGCGGCGTATGCCCGGCAGGACGAAGCCGCCTGA
- the rpoB gene encoding DNA-directed RNA polymerase subunit beta, with translation MANTFSGRKRIRKSFGRISEVAPMPNLIEVQKSSYDHFLQMHVPANDRGDVGLQEVFKSVFPISDFSDRARLEFVRYELEQPKYDVEECQQRGMTFAAPLKVTLRLVVWDVDEDSGLRSIRDIKEQDVYMGDMPLMTANGTFVINGTERVIVSQMHRSPGVFFDHDKGKTHSSGKYLFAARVIPYRGSWLDFEFDAKDHVYVRIDRRRKLPATTLLLALDSKETDDLRTERAKTNHGLLPGEAIGMSKEEVLGAFYGSVLFARVPGGWKTAFDSERLRGVKLVQDLVDAATGAVVAKAGDKMTPRLGRKLKDEGLNDVLVTAEEMKGRFIAGDLINEATGEVRHEAGDEITEAMLNDIDDLGIDEISTLAIDNVTVGPYMRNTLMIDKNATREDALIDIYRVMRPGEPPTLETAESLFNGLFFDIERYDLSPVGRVKMNSRLRQETHDQVRVLRKDDILAILRVLCRLKDGDGVIDDIDHLGNRRVRSVGELMENQYRIGLLRMERAIRERMSSVEIDTVMPHDLINAKPAAAAVREFFGSSQLSQFMDQTNPLSEITHKRRLSALGPGGLTRERAGFEVRDVHPTHYGRICPIETPEGPNIGLINSLATFARVNQYGFIETPYRKGQDGRVTAEVVYLSAMDEGDYTVAQANSTIDEEGRFTQDLISCRKGGEFVMSRSEDITLADVSPKQLVSVAAALIPFLENDDANRALMGSNMQRQAVPLIRADAPIIGTGMEARVARDSGVAIAARRSGMVDQVDATRIVVRASDIESSSAPGVDIYNLLKFQRSNQNTCITQRPLVMVGDQVKAGDIIADGPSTQLGELALGRNVLVAFMPWNGYNFEDSILISERIVSDDVFTSIHIEEFEVMARDTKLGQEEITRDIPNVGEEALKNLDEAGIVYIGAEVRPGDILVGKVTPKGESPMTPEEKLLRAIFGEKASDVRDTSLRLPPGVVGTIVEVRVFSRRGVDKDERALAIERSEIERLAKDRDDERAILERSFYGRLQELLIGETAASGPKGFKSGVEITAEMLEPVQRGLWRQIVLTSDKVMVDVEGLKKSFDESIARLQGRFEDKVEKLQRGDELPPGVMKMVKVFVAVKRKLQPGDKMAGRHGNKGVISRIMPSEDMPYLEDGQPVDIVLNPLGVPSRMNVGQILETHLGWAASGLGRQIGDALDRVQRELADPSKAKTADSITALRAKLEDVYGKATYDDQIGGLVDEEVMELASHLRNGLPVATPVFDGAREDDIVEMLEKAGLSHSGQVRLTDGRTGEQFDREVTVGYIYMLKLHHLVDDKIHARSIGPYSLVTQQPLGGKAQFGGQRFGEMEVWALEAYGAAYTLQEMLTVKSDDVSGRTKVYEAIVRGDDNFEAGIPESFNVLVKELRSLGLNVELNQKSY, from the coding sequence ATGGCGAACACTTTTTCCGGCCGCAAGCGCATCCGCAAGAGCTTCGGGCGCATCTCCGAAGTTGCGCCGATGCCGAACCTGATCGAGGTGCAGAAGAGCTCGTACGATCATTTCCTGCAGATGCATGTCCCCGCGAACGATCGCGGCGACGTCGGCCTGCAGGAGGTGTTCAAGTCGGTCTTCCCGATCAGCGATTTTTCGGACCGGGCGCGCCTGGAATTCGTGCGCTATGAACTGGAGCAGCCGAAATACGACGTCGAGGAGTGCCAGCAGCGGGGGATGACCTTCGCCGCACCCCTCAAGGTCACCCTGCGCCTGGTGGTGTGGGACGTGGACGAGGATTCGGGCCTGCGCTCGATCCGCGACATCAAGGAGCAGGACGTCTACATGGGCGACATGCCCCTGATGACGGCCAATGGCACCTTCGTCATCAACGGCACCGAGCGCGTCATCGTCTCGCAGATGCACCGGTCGCCGGGCGTCTTCTTCGACCATGACAAGGGCAAGACCCACTCGTCGGGCAAGTACCTGTTCGCCGCCCGCGTCATCCCCTATCGCGGCTCCTGGCTCGACTTCGAGTTCGATGCCAAGGACCACGTCTATGTCCGCATCGACCGGCGCCGCAAGCTGCCGGCGACGACGCTGCTGCTGGCGCTCGACAGCAAGGAGACGGACGACCTGCGCACCGAGCGGGCCAAGACCAACCACGGCCTGCTGCCGGGCGAAGCCATCGGCATGTCCAAGGAAGAGGTCCTGGGCGCCTTCTACGGCTCGGTCCTCTTCGCCCGCGTTCCCGGCGGCTGGAAGACGGCATTCGATTCCGAGCGCCTGCGCGGCGTGAAGCTGGTCCAGGACCTGGTCGACGCCGCCACCGGCGCCGTCGTGGCCAAGGCCGGCGACAAGATGACCCCGCGCCTCGGCCGCAAGCTGAAGGACGAGGGCCTGAACGACGTGCTGGTGACGGCCGAGGAGATGAAGGGCCGCTTCATCGCGGGCGACCTCATCAACGAGGCGACGGGCGAAGTGCGCCACGAGGCCGGTGACGAGATCACCGAGGCGATGCTGAACGACATCGACGACCTCGGCATCGACGAGATCTCGACGCTGGCGATCGACAACGTCACCGTCGGCCCGTACATGCGCAACACGCTGATGATCGACAAGAACGCGACCCGCGAGGACGCGCTCATCGACATCTACCGCGTCATGCGCCCGGGCGAGCCGCCGACGCTGGAGACGGCGGAGTCGCTGTTCAACGGCCTGTTCTTCGACATCGAGCGCTACGACCTGTCGCCGGTCGGCCGGGTGAAGATGAACTCGCGCCTGCGGCAGGAGACGCACGACCAGGTCCGCGTCCTGCGCAAGGACGACATCCTGGCGATCCTGCGCGTACTCTGCCGCCTGAAGGACGGCGACGGCGTCATCGACGACATCGACCATCTCGGCAACCGCCGTGTCCGCTCGGTCGGCGAGCTGATGGAGAACCAGTACCGCATCGGCCTGCTGCGCATGGAGCGTGCGATCCGCGAGCGCATGAGCTCGGTCGAGATCGACACGGTCATGCCGCATGACCTGATCAACGCCAAGCCGGCGGCGGCGGCAGTGCGCGAGTTCTTCGGCTCCTCGCAGCTCTCGCAGTTCATGGACCAGACCAACCCGCTGTCGGAGATCACCCACAAGCGCCGCCTGTCGGCGCTTGGCCCGGGCGGCCTGACGCGCGAGCGCGCCGGCTTCGAGGTGCGCGACGTGCATCCGACGCATTACGGCCGCATCTGCCCGATTGAGACGCCCGAAGGCCCGAACATCGGCCTGATCAACTCGCTCGCCACCTTTGCCCGCGTCAACCAGTACGGCTTCATCGAGACGCCGTACCGCAAGGGGCAGGATGGCAGGGTGACGGCCGAGGTCGTCTACCTGTCGGCGATGGACGAGGGCGACTACACGGTCGCCCAGGCCAACTCGACGATCGACGAGGAAGGCCGCTTCACCCAGGACCTGATCTCGTGCCGCAAGGGCGGCGAGTTCGTGATGTCGCGGTCCGAGGACATCACGCTGGCCGACGTGTCGCCCAAGCAGCTGGTGTCGGTGGCGGCCGCCCTCATCCCGTTCCTGGAGAACGACGACGCCAACCGCGCGCTCATGGGCTCGAACATGCAGCGCCAGGCCGTTCCGCTGATCCGCGCCGATGCGCCGATCATCGGCACCGGCATGGAAGCGCGCGTGGCCCGTGACAGCGGCGTGGCGATCGCCGCCCGGCGCTCGGGCATGGTCGACCAGGTGGATGCCACCCGCATCGTCGTGCGGGCGTCGGACATCGAGTCGAGCTCCGCCCCCGGCGTCGACATCTACAACCTGCTGAAGTTCCAGCGCTCGAACCAGAACACCTGCATCACCCAGCGCCCGCTGGTGATGGTGGGCGATCAGGTGAAGGCCGGCGACATCATCGCCGACGGCCCCTCGACGCAACTGGGCGAGCTGGCGCTGGGCCGGAACGTGCTCGTCGCGTTCATGCCCTGGAACGGCTACAACTTCGAAGATTCGATCCTGATTTCCGAGCGGATCGTGTCCGACGACGTCTTCACCTCGATCCATATCGAAGAGTTCGAGGTGATGGCCCGCGACACGAAGCTGGGCCAGGAGGAAATCACCCGCGACATCCCGAACGTCGGCGAAGAGGCCCTCAAGAACCTCGACGAGGCGGGCATCGTCTATATCGGCGCCGAGGTCCGGCCGGGCGACATCCTGGTCGGCAAGGTGACGCCCAAGGGCGAATCGCCGATGACGCCGGAAGAGAAGCTGCTGCGCGCCATCTTCGGCGAGAAGGCGTCCGACGTGCGCGACACCTCGCTGCGGCTGCCGCCCGGCGTGGTCGGCACGATCGTCGAGGTCCGCGTCTTCTCCCGCCGCGGCGTCGACAAGGACGAGCGCGCGCTGGCGATCGAGCGCTCGGAAATCGAGCGCCTGGCCAAGGACCGCGACGACGAGCGCGCGATCCTGGAGCGCAGCTTCTATGGCCGCCTGCAGGAACTGCTGATCGGCGAGACGGCGGCGAGCGGCCCCAAGGGCTTCAAGTCGGGCGTCGAGATCACGGCCGAGATGCTGGAGCCGGTGCAGCGCGGGCTGTGGCGCCAGATCGTGCTGACCTCGGACAAGGTGATGGTCGATGTCGAGGGGCTGAAGAAGTCCTTCGACGAGAGCATCGCCCGCCTCCAGGGCCGCTTCGAGGACAAGGTCGAGAAGCTGCAGCGCGGCGACGAGCTGCCGCCCGGCGTCATGAAGATGGTCAAGGTCTTCGTGGCGGTGAAGCGCAAGCTGCAGCCCGGCGACAAGATGGCCGGCCGGCACGGCAACAAGGGCGTCATCTCGCGCATCATGCCGTCGGAGGACATGCCCTATCTCGAGGACGGTCAGCCGGTCGACATCGTGCTGAACCCGCTGGGCGTGCCGTCGCGCATGAATGTCGGGCAGATCCTGGAGACGCATCTGGGCTGGGCCGCGTCTGGCCTGGGCCGGCAGATCGGCGACGCGCTCGACCGGGTCCAGCGTGAGCTGGCCGACCCGTCCAAGGCCAAGACGGCGGATTCGATCACGGCCCTTCGCGCCAAGCTCGAGGACGTCTACGGCAAGGCCACCTATGACGACCAGATCGGCGGCTTGGTCGACGAGGAGGTCATGGAGCTGGCCAGCCACCTGCGCAACGGCCTGCCGGTGGCCACGCCCGTGTTCGACGGCGCCCGCGAGGACGACATCGTCGAGATGCTGGAGAAGGCCGGCCTGTCCCATTCGGGCCAGGTCCGCCTGACCGACGGGCGCACGGGCGAGCAGTTCGACCGTGAAGTCACGGTCGGCTATATCTATATGTTGAAGCTGCACCATCTCGTGGACGACAAGATCCACGCCCGCTCGATCGGCCCGTACAGCCTGGTCACCCAGCAGCCGCTGGGCGGCAAGGCCCAGTTCGGCGGCCAGCGGTTCGGCGAGATGGAGGTGTGGGCGCTCGAAGCGTACGGTGCGGCCTACACCTTGCAGGAAATGTTGACGGTCAAGTCGGACGACGTGTCCGGCCGTACCAAGGTCTACGAGGCGATCGTCCGCGGGGACGACAACTTCGAGGCGGGCATCCCGGAATCCTTCAACGTGCTGGTGAAGGAACTCCGGTCGCTCGGCCTCAACGTAGAGCTGAACCAGAAGAGCTACTGA